In Spirosoma pollinicola, the genomic window CCGGATCGGATATCGACCATATCCACACTATCCGGGTCAACACCGAAATTCCGGTTTATGTAGTACTTATCGTATCGCTCATCAAGATTATGTACACCCCAATATTCGCCATTCATAAACACGGCGCTCGGGCGGGTCGACTGGGTTTCGACGTTCAGATGGCGCACCATTGTTTGCATATACGAGTCGATGAGCATCGTATAGGCCCAGTCGTTGCCGCCACTTCGCAACAACAGCCGATTATAAAAAACAGAGGCTGGCCGATTGGAAAAGAAAGGATATTGGAAATCGCTGTCGCCATACAGCCGGACGCTTTTTCGGGGAAACAAGCGGGAACAGCCGCCGTGTATCCTCAAGCCAATTGGCTGATTAATTATTGACGAGTTATTGAGAAAGAACTCCACGTTGGCAGGCCGCTCCCAGTCGTCACCTTCCATCGTATAATTTCCCACTGTACACCCATCGACCAGCGTAGATGGGTTGGCCGTTCGAAAATTGTCGAACACGGCACCGGCCGTATAAATACCTGTATTATAGTCAAACAGATGCTTTTCGTTTAGCGAAATCGACACGACGGGAATTGAATAGCGTGTCGTAGAGGGCGTAATAAAATAGGTCTGGGTAACAACGTCGCTGGCAAGCGCATTGGCTTTGTAGGCCACGGCACGCACAACAGTCCCTTTGAAAACCGGATTAGGGGGAAAATAAGGTTGATACCCTGTCGACGAAAAATTATTGGTCGATGACTTTAGCGATACACTATTAGGGCTGCTCGTGCGGTCGCTAATGGGAAGAGGAGCACTATAGGCAAATGTTTTGTAAGAGCCTGTTAAAGTTGGCCCAAACGCTTGACCCGGTTGTTCGGGATAGCTGTTTTTGTAAGGAAAGGTAACTGCATTCGTGTTTGTCGGATTAGGGTCGGAGCCATCCATTGTATAATAGATGGTTACCGATGGGTCTGTTGAGCCGATGGACAGGTTGAAATTGCTGGTATAAAAGCCCCCCGGTTGCGAAAAAGTTGGCGCAGTCAGAAATTGAGGATAGCCTGTTTTGCCATTATTGGATGCTCCGGGGCTCGTATTCGCTCCCTGAAAATAGAGCCAATTGGCATTGCCATCCGGTTGGCGCCCCCGCGAAACATCGGTCCGTTGAGCACCAAACGTGGTGCTATCCACGACCGTGACCCCATCAGCTCTATACAAACCGATCTGTTCGCCCTCTGCTCCCAGTTTCCAGCTAACATGAAGCGGCCCCCTGGTAACTTCTCCACTAGCCCACATAATCAGGTAGCCATTTGCGGGAATAATCGTTTGGGAGGAACCCGTTGGAATTTGGTACTTGGTAGGATTGCTTAAGTTATCCGTGATGTAATAGCCACCAATGTTAACTGAAACCGAGTTCGGATTATAAATTTCGAACCAGTCTTCATGAGCACCTGTCGCATCACTTATCGACTGGCTATTGGAGGCCATCAGCTCATTGATATATAGCTGCTGGCTATACCCAACACGGTAAAATCCTGCTAGAAGAAAAAAACATAGTAAATTCTTTTTCATAATTATAGTATACATTATGGTGGGCTTTAGTATATTTTATTGAATAAAATATACTATTAAAATATTGAGTAACAAATAATACACCTAGTAGTTACTTTTTGACATTTTACACCATTTTCCTAGTGTACGGCCCTTATATCATCTACTTCTCAGCAGAGTTGATGACACACGCAGTACCAGAGTGGGCAGATGCTGATGAATTTATGGATGGATATGGCACAAAAAAAAGCCGACCCTAATGAGGCCGACTTTCTTGTATGCAGTAAATCGGTGTGCTTATAAGTTGGCGTCTTCGCGACTGTTGAACGTATCGCCCTGATTAATGTCGCCGGTTTTTAGACCTTTCGAGAACCAGTATACGCGCTGGGCGGAGGTGCCGTGCGTAAACGCATCCGGGACAACTGTTCCCTGGGTTTCCTGTTGAATGCGATCATCGCCAATGGCATTGGCAGCAGTCAGCGCACTTTCAACGTCGTTTTTATCAATAGAAATACTTTGTCCCTGAGCATGATTAGCCCACACACCCGCAAAGAAATCGGCTTGAAGTTCGAGCCGGACAGAAACCTTGTTATATTCTTTTTTGCTCAGGCGACTGCGTTGCTCATCCACTTTGTCCATAATGCCTAGTTGCTTCTGGATGTGGTGCCCCACCTCGTGAGCAATAACGTAGGCCATCGCAAAATCCCCCGGTGCGTTGAACCGTTCTCGAAGCTCATCGTAAAACGATAAGTCAATGTACAACTTCTGATCGGCGGGGCAGTAAAATGGTCCCGATGCCTGCGAAGCCGTTCCGCAGCCCGACTCAGTCATATTACGAAACATCACGAGTGTTGGGCTACTATATTGGGACCCCTGATCGGCAAACAACTTTTTCCAGACATCTTCTGTACTGGCCAGCGTTTTACGGGTAAATGCAGCGGCTGCGTCATCGGCTTGCTGGTTCACCGGTTCCTGACTAGACGAACTCTGTAAAATTTGTGACGGATCGCCACCCAGCAACATGACGATTACGGCAATAACGACCGAACCGATGCCCCCGCCAACGAGCAGTCCGCCACCACCACTCCCCCGGCGATCTTCAACATTATCACTTTCACGTCCTCCTAACCAGCGCATGATTTCTTATAGTTTACGAACAAATGGATTGTTCTCGTTTGACTTCTGATGGCAAGATTACTATTTCTAGGGACAAAATGTTTACATCCACCTCAATTATTCATCGGGGTTTCGCGCGTTCATACTGTATCGGCCAGGTCACTGCATCGCCGAGCGTATGGGCCGCATGCAACGGAAAATACGGATCACGTAAAAATTCACGGGCCAGCAGAATCAAATCGGCCTGCCCATCTGTCAGGATTTTATCGGCCTGTTCGGCGGTGGTAATCAACCCAACGGCGGCTGTTTTAATACCGGTTTCCTGTTTGATACGCTCAGCAAAAGACACCTGATAGCCTGGACCAACCGGAATTTGGGCATGAGCCACATTACCCCCCGTCGATGTATCGATCACATCAACCCCTTTTTCTTTTAATACCGCCGACAACTTTATAGACTCTTCCGGCGTCCAGTCGGTGGCGGATATACGCACAAAAATTGGCAAGTCCGATGGCCATACCGTTTGGACGCGTTCGATAATTTCGAGTAAAAAACGAATACGATTCTCGAATGAGCCGCCATACTGATCGGTACGCTGGTTGCTCAACGGAGACAGAAACTGGTGCAGCAAATAACCGTGTGCGGCATGCAGCTCGATAACCTGAAAACCTGCCGATACTGACCGTTCGGTAGCTGACACAAAATCGGCTCGTACTTTTTCCAGCCCCTCATCGGTGAGCGCCAGCGGTTCGGGACTCTCGTCGCTAAATGGTATGGCGCTGGGTGCTACGGTTTGCCATCCCTGTTCATCTGTTGGAGAGATTCCCTTACCACCCTCCCACGGGCGTTGCGTGCTGGCCTTCCGCCCGGCATGTGCCAGTTGAATTCCCGCCACAGCACCCTGTTGTTTAATAAATTGGGTGATCCGTTTCAAGCCGTCAATGTGTTCATCTTTCCAGATACCCAGGTCGTTAGGCGATATACGGCCTTCGGGCGAAACAGCCGTTGCCTCGGTAATAATCAGGCCCGCGCCCCCAACCGCCCGACTCCCTAAATGCACCAGGTGCCAGTCGGTCGAGAAGCCGTCTTCGCTGGAATACTCGCACATGGGCGAGACAACAAGGCGGTTTTTGAGTTGGATGCTTCGAAGGGTAAGCGGAGAAAAAAGAGCAGACATATTCGTTAGTTGCGACGTTACTCCTGATAAACATTCATTGGCGATTATCGTTAGAAATACCACAACAAAAACTCAATTGATATGGCAAGCGATTCGAAAATTGACAAACGAGATGATGTGCTTCCAACAGAAGGTGAGCACAAATATGGCGACGTTGATTTCGCCGACCGGACGAACAAAAAGTACCCTATCGACACGCCTGAGCACGTTCGGGCGGCATGGAGCTATATTAACCACAAAGACAATGCCGCCAAATATGATGCCGACGAAGTGGATGTGATTAAAGAGCGCATCAAAAAAGCTGCGAAAAAACACGATGTTCATATTGAGGAGTAAGAAGTAATGACTTGACAAGTTAAATGCCCCAACGCCCGGTTTATCTAACCGGGTGTTGGGGCGTTTTTGCATTATGCTATGAGACAGCTTTTCAGATTAACCGATATCTCCTCACTTTTCCTTCCCTCCTTTCACCAGTTCCGTCGATAGGTTTGCGGTGAAGAACGGCAGCATCTTCTGTTCAATGCGCTCGGCAATTCGGTTGATGTGGTCGCCGTCGTATTCTTCGTAGGTATGTACAATTTTGTAGTTGGTGAGCATACCATCCAGCACTTTGTTGGTGGCGGCTATTGTCGCGTCTTTTGAGCCTGCATCGAACGCCAGCGCGTGCAGTTGCCTTATGTTGCCAATATTCTGGTCGAGGGTAGCGAGGGGTGCGTTGGCCGCCCATTTGGCCGTAACCAGTGGCTGCGGCTCACCTTCTTTAGTGGGTAGGTCCAGAAAGAACGGGGCATTTGTCGGGTTGGGCGACCAGGAGGCTGCCGAAGCAAACATGGCTTTCGTGCCAAAATCCGCTTTTTGCAGGTCGGCCACAGTCTTCACCGCTTCCATGCGGCTCACCATTTGCGGGTTACCCGGCATGTTAGGCGTCATGCAGCAGGGACTCAGCAGGTATAGACTGGAGAAAATTTCGGGGTGTTTCTGCCCAATGCGGATGGTGCCGTAGCCCCCCATCGAATGCCCCGCCAGCCCCCGACTGGCCGCTTGCGGAATTGTCCGGTATTTTTCGTCCATATAAGCCACCAGCTCTTTGGCTACATAATCTTCCCAGTTGCCAATCGTTACCGAGTTGGAGTACATGCTGCCAAAATACCGGTTGTCGGCGTTTGGTGTCACAATGATAAACTCCCCGGTTTTGCCATCGGCCAGCGTTTTATCCGCCACGGCAGGCAGATTAATCCAGTGCTTCGTGAATCCGTACCATTTATCGTCGCTGTCTGTAAATCCATGCAGAAAATAGATAACGGGATAATGCCGCTTCTTATCGGTCTGGTAACTGGGCGGCAGGTATACAGACACGTCGCGGTCGGGCGAATCGCCGGCGAGGTTGCCCTCCAGCCCTTTGCCGTGTACTTTGATGCGCTCGACCTTACCGGTCTTCATCGGGTTGGTCTGACTATATCCTGGGGCAGCTCCCGCCAAAGCAGCCAACAAAAACAGGATCCGACATAAACGATTCAAGGATATAAATTGATGACTCATGGGACGTTTGTTCATGTCGATAGAAGAAAGATAAGCGCCGTTTTTACTTCTCACAGACTTACCTTCTTCTCTCCGGTATCCACGCCTTTTATGAATTTGATCAGCCCCTTCATGTATGTTTTCTGGTCATCGTACATGGCCATGTGGCTACCGTTGGGGCAATAGAGGTAGCTGCCGTTGGGCAGTTGAGTAGCCATCCATTTCATGTGTTCGGGGTCCATCGTGTCATACTTCGCCCCAATTGTTAATGTGGGTGCCGTAATTTTAGGCAGCTCGGCCTTGACATCCCAGTTGGTCAGGTTGCCCGCAATCCCGAATTCACTTGGCCCCTGCATGGTTACATACAGCGACTGGTTTGATTTGCCCAGCGCGCGTGTCATGGGTTCGGGCCATTGGTTCAGAGGAATACGGCAGATGTGTTTGGCATAAAAGTTCGGCATGAGTAACTCCATATACCGGGGACTCGTATACGCACCTTTGGCTTCAATGTCATTTACCTCTTTTACTACGGCGGGGTCCATCTGTTTAGCCAGTACATTATCGGCATATTTGCCGTAGTCGGGACAACTGGACATCATATTGGAGATCACCAGTCCCTTCAGATTCTTGCCATATTTGAGCGCATACTGCATGGCCAGAATCCCGCCCCAGGAGTGGCCCAGCAAATAAAAGTTATCGGGGGTGAGGTTCAGGGCAGCACGAACCTGCTCAACCTCTTCCACGTATCGGGGCAAACTCCAGAAGGTGGTGTCATTAGGGTTATCTGAATTACCTGTACCTAACTGGTCGTAGTAAATGAACTCGATACCTTCGGCGGGCAGGAAGCTTTCCATCACCTCAAAGTATTCATGCGTAGCACCGGGTCCGCCGTTGAGGAGCAGCAATTTGATTTTCGGGTTATTGCCAAAGCGCTTCGTCCAGACGTTAAAGGTGCGATTAAGCGTCTTGATCGGAATAATCCGTACGCCCCCATCAGCTACACCACTGGTATCTGAAGAGAAATACGTTTTCAACGTGTCTGTATCCGTATTCCCTGAGCGGCAAGCCGAAACCAGAAAAGTCGTGCAAACCAGTAGAATGAAGAGGTGTTTCATTATAAAAATGGCTAAAGATGAGTACATTGGCAAGTATACACATCTTTAGCCATTTCTCCAGATACTGTTCTTTCGTTTGACAGTAGCCCGGCAGCGCGAACGCATCCAGTGTCAACTTTCAGACAAAATGAACACTGGTTATTTTGTCAGCATGATAAAAAGCGCCTGAATCGACTTAAAAAAAGTCAACCAGCTTCTTGCCTCGTACAGCTTAAAAATCGGTGTTAGGCTGCTTTATATCCATTGGCTTGATCCAGATATTGCGGTAGAACACATCGTGTCCTTCGGCTTGTAGCTTGATGCCGCCGGGTGTATCGGTCACGCCTTTGCCACCATCGTTACCCCCGTCGATACCCGAATTGGGGCCACCCCACACCTGGGTTATTTTCTGATTGGTGTGTGCTTTTTTACCGTTCAGATACATCGTTACCATAGCGGGCTCGGTACGTTTGCCATCGGTGAACCGGGCCGCCCGAAATTGAATATCATAGGCGTTCCATTTCCCAATGCCCGTATAGAGTTTATAGGGTGATGGCGATTCGTTGATTACAGCACCCAGGCCATGAGTAGTCGTGTCGCCGTCAAAAATCTGAATCTCGTAGCGATTCTGGAGGTATACGCCACTGTTGCCACCCGCCTTGCTCACGTAGAACTCCACATGCAGCCGAAAATCGCGGAACGTTTCCTTCGTCACAATATCGGCGGCACCGTAGAGGCCGCCCGCAGCGGCCGGATCATTGGTATTCATGACCGTGCCGTTGCCCGCAGGATCTTTTTCGATCTGCCATTTAATAGGCATACTTGCTTTAAGCCGTGGCCCCTCCCAGTACACCCACTTTTCGTCGAGCATCTTCCTCGACCCGTCAAAAAGCACTTCGGCTTCTTTTGGTGCTTTGGTACCAACGCCTAGCGGCTCTTTGACCAGTGGGACCATAGCTACAGTTAAAATAATCATAACTACGTCCGGAAGGAAGGCATACAGTTTTTTAGCGGAGCGTTTCATTGAGTCAAAATTGATTTGATATGTATCCTATGGTAAGGAAGCCGGGCGCAGTATTTACTTATATCGACCCTGAATACTGTGGCTGCCCGATGGATACAGACCAGAAACCCTGCTTACATCAAAACCCTTTTTCAACGTGGTGTTTTTGGGGCAGACTCACTTTATACGGTTTCTTACAGATAACTGACTTTTGCCGTTCAATAGCACTTTCAGCAATGACGGGCACAATACCTACTTTCGTACAGATCTCTTCGAGGTTACGAATCCCTTTTTGAAACAATACCCGTTTTATCCAGCGGGTTCGTTCATCCCGAATTTCGCCATAAAACGTATCGGCCTGTGTATACCGGGTTAAGTATGAATCCGAGAATTTAAGGCCATGCTGTTTCGCCTGTTCCACCATCCAGAGCAGCGCATTATCTGACAGGCCCGAATCGGCATAACCTCCACCAACATTACTGTGAATACCCGTAAACCACACCTGCTTAACACATTGATGAGATTGCAGGCTGGTTTCATCCCAGAGGGTTGGCAAAAACGCCCGCCTGTTTTCGTCGATAGACAGCGCGTGATAGGCCGCTTTCACCTTACTATTGAGCCCCACGTTCAGAAAGCGATAATTCCCTAATAACCACTTCGACAGGCGTTCCGACACTGTTTTGCCGAGTAACCATTCCGGAATCAGCAAGGGTATTCCCAACGAGCCTACTGTATCCCAAACGCCAATCATTTCGATATGGGGCTCATAACAGTCATGCTTGCTTTTATAATCGCTGACGACATGATCGCTTTGTTCTGCTTTCAGCCGTTTGTAAGCCAAACGAAGTTGGGCGAGGTGGTCAATCGACTGGTTAGCCTGCGTTGTTGATGTCTCCTGAGGGCGATTGTCTTCGGTTGTAATGGCTGGCTTGTCTGCTTGTGCCGGGTCAGTTGGTTTAGGTTGGGCAAGGGCTTTGTTTGTCAGGGCTTTGTCGATACCAAACTGGCCAATCAGCCCCGCCAGACTCCGTACTGTATAGGCCCCGCGACTAAAGCCAAAAAGGAAAATTTTGTCGCCGGGCTGATAGCGTTCGGCAATAAAATGATAGCATTCAAAAATATTATGAAGCAACCCATTGCCCGTAAGGCCACCCATAAACCGGTCCAACCCTTTCCCGGTGCCAACGCCGAGATCATAGAAAATATCCTCTTGCCCCTCGGCTTTCGCCAGGGCCAGCGCACGGGCAATTTTTACAACATTGGTAGGTACCAGACTCCCCCGGTCAAGTTGTTCGGGGTCATTCCAGGTGCCATCGGCACAAACAATAATATTCTTACTCATGGTGCAGTTTTTTTCAGATCAAAAACTACTGAAAAGTAGCATCCAGCGGGCGAGTAATTTATTTACCGTACATGATTCTGTACGAGTGTATTTATTCCATTGGTTATGAACCCGTTTCGGGCGCGGATGAGTCTACTGATTTATCCATTTCTGCCGGATTCTGCCGGAATATTTCTTCCAGCCGGGCAAAGAGTTCAGGGTGGTTTTTCTCCAGCAAATCCGGGCGTTTGAAAAAGTATTCGGACACAACGGCAAAGAACTCTGCTTCGTTCGTGATGCCATACGGGTTGATGTCTGACTGATTAGCTTTTATCTCACCAATACTCTTATGTATAAGTTGCACCCAGGGCTTTACATGCTCTTTTTCAAGCAGGTTTTCCGGAATTCCGTCGGTAGCTCCATCCGTTTTATCGAGCAGGTGAACAAACTCGTGAATACCCGTATTTTCTTTGCTGGTGTCGTTGGCAAATCCTTCATACAGCGCCGGCTTTGACAGGACCATTGTACTCTGCAAAGCTCCGCCCTCACCCACCATACCCAGAATATTCCGGTCATCGCCGGTGGTTTGGTAATCGGCATTGAAGCGGTCTTCGTAGAGCAACACATTGGTAAGCGGGTAATACCAGTCATCAAAACCAAAAATGGGAATTATCGCACTACTGGCTACCAGGATCTTATCGACATCATTGATGGTTGTGCCGACTCCTTCCACTGTGGTGGTAGCCAGGAACCGGCTCACCCGATCTTCAAATACCGTTTTCCTATCGTCCGAGAGTGCTTTGTAGTACGAAACGTGTTCCTGCAATAACTGAGGATACGTGGCGAGCAAAGGCTCAACGGGCGTCCGTTTCTGACTCATGTATTGCCAGCCAAACCAGCCTGCCACGAGTAGTGTGATGCTGACGAAGAGTACCATGTTCGATTGGTTTATAGTTGATTTACCTTCACCTTTACCTTCGATTTCACAAAAATTAGCGCCTGGATACCATCAGGTCGAATAGCTATTTTTTGGGGTACAAACCGAAATGTTTGAATACTCAGATCCGTCTTTTTACCTGGTCCTCCCTGCTCAAACGCTTTGTCAATTGCCTGGGGCAGTTTGGCGATATCATCGCCCAGCGGAATTGTCAGCAGGCTTTCCAGCAATTTCCGAAGTCCGGAATGCCAAATGGAATCACTGCCTTTGGGGAGCACCTTCCAGGTTTCCGAGTCGAAATCCAGATTACTGATGTGCAGTGTGTTGGTTAGTGTATCAAATACGGGTCGGCCCCGCAAATAGACCGTTCCATCCATCAATCCGCTCACATCGGCTTTAACAATAAGAGCATGCTGACCGCCATATACCGATAGGGTATTGATCGTCAGGGAGCCAAGAGCCAGTTTTTTGTTTCTGTTATTGGTTGTTACGGCCAGCATACGATTGATGTCGGCATAGGGGATAAAGCTCATCAGGTGCAGATCGGAGGTTTGCGAAACAGTATCCCGTTTCTGCAACTGAGGCAGGGGCGTCCTTGCATGTTTCGGCTCGCTGGGCTTCAACTCGGTTTGTGTCTCAACGGCAATCCGGATATGCGTGGTTAGTTGGTTACCATTGCCCGTAACCGGACCAGCTGCCACACTGATAGGCCTGGGCGTGAGCCAAAGACCATATTCCTTATTGATCAGCAATGGATTCTGCAGATCGTGCCAGATTGGCTTCACCATCTTGTCAAAACGCAATTGGGTATGAACGGCCGAGTCGATGGCCATTTCTATGTCCGTTTTGTGCTTGTCCAGTATATTCTGAACGATATTCGTCAGGGAGATTCCTGCTAGTTTAGGCTGAACGATCCATTTGTAATCTGTAAAGGTGGTACGGCTCCCTAATCGCCAGTTGGGCGTTACGCTGATTGGGCTTTTGAAGTTAACGTCTATCGCGCAAAAGGGGGTTTTAGGTGCTGCGGTATCCCGGCTAAACGGTTTTGTCAGCCACATTTGGATGGGTGCGGATAGCTTTATCTGCTGATCGGCATACTCAACATGCACGGGTCCCAGGCGTTTTACCCGAAACGAAATAATACCTTTTGTCTTGCCGTCTTTTGTCTGCTTCCCCACCAGAACGGGGTCCAGCTCTTTGTTGATCTTATTTTCCAATTCACGAAGCTGAAAGGTAATCGGGCCAGCCAAATACGAGAGAGCGGGTGGAATGGGTGGGTCAAACCCTTCGGCTTTGGGCGCTTCTGGCTTTACTTTCTGGCATTCAGCCAGAAGAAACATAAGTCCGAGGCCAATAAAATAGTAACGAAATGGTGGTGTTTTCATTAATGGTGGTAGGCGTCAGTTAACTGTAAACCACGACTTTTTTACAACCCGACTATGGAATAACTGATGTTTCGGTTAGGATGTTTTCACCTTCCCTATACGCAGAAACAATGAAGGCCCGCCACTGGCGAGCCTCATGTAGTACCGACCGTCCCGGTCGGGTGAGAAATGTTAAATACAAGCCTAACCGATACGGTCGGCACTACTCCAATCTCTTAAAACAGTTTCTCATTGGGCGGCTTAACGCCTTTCATGCGGATATAGATCGTGCATTGTCCCCGGTGGTGGGTCTGGTGTTCGAAGGCTTTGGCCAGTACAACTTCTTTCGTCATTTCACGTGGCCCCATCTTCACGCTTTCGGCCAGTTGGGCTTCTGTCATGCCTTTCACTGCGTCGATCATAAAATCGTAGCTGTCCATAACAGCCTTGGTCAGAGCAGCTTTAGTTTTCAGCTCGCTCATTTCTTCCAGTTTCTTTCCTTGCATCGGATTCGGTTTTCCACTGGCCAGTGCACCAAAGTTGTAGTTGGCGGCTGTCAGGTGCAACATTTGCTCGGCAAAGCTGCGAATCTCTGGCGTTGGCTTATAGTTCACGCCATCCTCGGGCATTACATCCAGATACTCTTTCGTGTATTCCTTCGCGCGTTGCCAGTCGGCTGTCATTTGCGCGATCGTCGTCATGGGAGCAGCGGCCTGAGCAGCCGAAAATGCCCAAAGCAGGCTTACCAGGGCTAGTAAAACCCGGACAGGTAGTTTAGTGATCATTGCAGGATTTTGATTGGTTAGTAGCTAATTTTGATTTTTACTTATAAAAGTTTGCCAAAGGCATAAGCTACTGATTTGGTTTGCCCACATGCCCGTTTTCGGTTATCTTTCTGCACTGTTCTGATTCACGCACCAGCCCGATGTCTTCACGCCGTTCCTTTTTACAAGCCACTTCACTTGCCCCGTTTCTGTCGCTGACAAGCAGCCTGCCTGCCCCTCTGCCTACAATTAAACCAGACCGTTTACGAGCGGGTGATACCATCGGACTGTTTTGTCCGGCGGCTCCGGCCTATAGTCGAGAAGCGGTACAGATTGCACAGGAGTCGCTCCAGGCATTAGGGTTCAAAACGATTGTAGGGCCGCACGCCTTTGACCGGTACGGCTACCTCGCCGGGCGTGATGCCGACCGGGCTTCCGATCTCCACGCCCTGTTCAACGACCGAAACGTTAAAGCGGTGATGGCTATTCATGGCGGCTGGGGCAGTGCCCGTATGCTCCCGTTATTGGATTACGACCTAATTCAACGCAACCCAAAAATCCTGATTGGCTACAGCGACGTTACAGCCTTATTATTGGGTATTTACGCCAAAACAGGGCTGGTCACCTTTCACGGTCCGGTAGGCTCGGCCACGTTTAACGGATACACAGTCGACTGGTTTAAACGGCTCCTGATCGAGGGCGAGGCCGTTACCATGAGTAACCCCACCGACAAAGGCGACAATCTCACCCAAACACAGGA contains:
- a CDS encoding DinB family protein, producing the protein MITKLPVRVLLALVSLLWAFSAAQAAAPMTTIAQMTADWQRAKEYTKEYLDVMPEDGVNYKPTPEIRSFAEQMLHLTAANYNFGALASGKPNPMQGKKLEEMSELKTKAALTKAVMDSYDFMIDAVKGMTEAQLAESVKMGPREMTKEVVLAKAFEHQTHHRGQCTIYIRMKGVKPPNEKLF
- a CDS encoding S66 peptidase family protein, whose amino-acid sequence is MSSRRSFLQATSLAPFLSLTSSLPAPLPTIKPDRLRAGDTIGLFCPAAPAYSREAVQIAQESLQALGFKTIVGPHAFDRYGYLAGRDADRASDLHALFNDRNVKAVMAIHGGWGSARMLPLLDYDLIQRNPKILIGYSDVTALLLGIYAKTGLVTFHGPVGSATFNGYTVDWFKRLLIEGEAVTMSNPTDKGDNLTQTQDRITTIHPGLARGRLAGGNLTVLSHIIGSPYLPDWKNTILFLEDTHEDIYRMDRMMTQLKLAGILNQLAGFVFGKCSDCGPSSGGYGSLTLDDILTEYIIPLNKPAYSGAMIGHIKDKFTVPLGIDAELDATAGTIRLLESAVG